A section of the Streptomyces xinghaiensis S187 genome encodes:
- a CDS encoding PP2C family protein-serine/threonine phosphatase, with protein sequence MPPQLIAPLIAEEVAKVGGRDVSILLQDYAQQMLVPLPGRRLVVGEPEPIGDSPAGASFLHGVAIEVPQADGVRMFLPLLDGSDQVGVMALTLSVVDDDDRRLLRRLAGLVADMLVTKHSYTDQFFQARRLEPMSVSAEIQWSLLPPLAMAVPQVAVAGILEPAYNVAGDSFDYALNDDILHLAVIDAMGHGLRAATMATVAIGVYRHARRADVGLAGIYSFMDQAIAEQFGTEHFVTAQMMRLDITTGHLQWVNAGHPAPLLIRNHQVVRRLDSPTTLPVGFGGETPSISEQILQRGDRVLCFTDGVIEEHRAGEEQFGEEQLIAWVNRVEHTEEGVRAMVRSLSHTLKRERGGSTSDDATLFLIEWRGGAADHLATVE encoded by the coding sequence ATGCCGCCCCAGCTCATCGCCCCATTGATCGCGGAAGAGGTCGCCAAGGTCGGTGGCCGCGACGTCTCGATCCTCCTGCAGGACTACGCGCAGCAGATGCTGGTGCCGCTACCGGGCAGGCGGCTGGTCGTCGGCGAACCCGAGCCGATCGGTGACTCCCCCGCGGGCGCATCCTTCCTGCACGGCGTGGCCATCGAGGTTCCCCAGGCTGACGGTGTCCGCATGTTCCTGCCCTTGCTGGACGGCAGCGACCAGGTGGGAGTGATGGCCCTCACCCTGTCCGTCGTTGATGACGACGACAGGAGGCTGCTGCGCAGACTCGCCGGTCTGGTCGCCGACATGCTGGTGACCAAGCACAGCTACACCGACCAGTTCTTCCAGGCCCGGCGGCTCGAACCGATGAGCGTGTCCGCGGAGATCCAATGGTCGCTGCTGCCCCCGCTGGCCATGGCTGTTCCCCAGGTCGCCGTCGCGGGGATCCTCGAGCCCGCCTACAACGTCGCCGGTGACAGCTTCGACTACGCCCTTAACGACGACATCCTGCACCTGGCCGTGATCGACGCGATGGGCCACGGCCTCCGCGCCGCCACCATGGCAACCGTCGCCATCGGCGTCTATCGGCACGCCAGACGCGCCGATGTGGGACTGGCCGGGATCTACTCCTTCATGGACCAGGCCATTGCGGAGCAGTTCGGGACCGAACACTTCGTCACAGCGCAGATGATGCGTCTGGACATCACCACAGGTCACCTGCAATGGGTCAACGCGGGCCATCCGGCCCCCCTGCTGATCCGCAACCACCAGGTCGTCCGGCGACTGGACAGCCCGACCACCCTGCCGGTGGGCTTCGGCGGTGAAACGCCTTCGATCAGCGAGCAGATCCTCCAGCGGGGCGACCGGGTTCTGTGCTTCACCGACGGCGTGATCGAGGAGCACCGGGCGGGCGAAGAGCAGTTCGGCGAGGAACAGCTCATCGCCTGGGTCAACCGCGTCGAGCACACGGAGGAAGGGGTACGGGCCATGGTGCGTTCTCTCTCCCACACCCTGAAACGGGAACGGGGCGGAAGCACCAGCGATGACGCGACGCTCTTCCTGATCGAGTGGCGCGGGGGCGCAGCGGACCATCTCGCCACCGTGGAGTGA
- a CDS encoding TIGR03084 family metal-binding protein, which translates to MADPAAVLGDLHAEGQELEQLVAPLAAERWSLPTPAPGWTVAHQIAHLAWTDERALLAATDPEAFAEDAAQALASPETFVDDGAQRLVDELPPAALLDRWRTGRATLHRALAGRPAGVRLPWYGPPMSVASMATARLMETWAHGQDVADALGVRREPTARLRHVVRIGVRARDYAYTVHGLVPPAEEFRVELTAPDGDVWAFGPEDAAQRVTGPALDFCLLATQRAHRSELALHAEGADAEHWLGIAQAFAGPPGKGREPAVVETTGGGSAEGAGGVR; encoded by the coding sequence GTGGCCGATCCAGCAGCCGTGCTCGGCGATCTCCACGCCGAGGGCCAGGAGTTGGAGCAGCTTGTCGCACCGCTCGCCGCCGAGCGCTGGAGCTTGCCGACCCCCGCACCCGGGTGGACCGTCGCGCACCAGATCGCCCACCTCGCCTGGACCGACGAGCGTGCCCTGCTCGCGGCCACCGACCCCGAAGCCTTCGCCGAGGACGCGGCCCAGGCGCTCGCCTCGCCCGAGACCTTCGTCGACGACGGTGCCCAGCGGCTGGTCGACGAGCTACCGCCCGCAGCCCTCCTCGACCGCTGGCGTACGGGCCGCGCCACCCTTCACCGCGCCCTCGCCGGCCGGCCCGCCGGGGTCCGCCTCCCCTGGTACGGGCCGCCGATGAGCGTGGCCTCGATGGCCACGGCCCGCCTGATGGAGACCTGGGCCCACGGACAGGACGTGGCCGACGCGCTCGGGGTCCGCCGTGAGCCGACGGCCCGGCTGCGCCATGTCGTACGGATCGGCGTGCGGGCCCGCGACTACGCGTACACGGTGCACGGGCTCGTACCGCCCGCCGAGGAGTTCCGGGTGGAACTGACGGCCCCGGACGGGGACGTGTGGGCGTTCGGGCCCGAGGACGCCGCGCAGCGCGTCACCGGCCCCGCCCTGGACTTCTGTCTGCTGGCCACCCAGCGGGCGCACCGCTCCGAGCTGGCCCTGCACGCCGAAGGCGCGGACGCCGAGCACTGGCTGGGTATTGCCCAGGCGTTCGCCGGGCCGCCCGGCAAGGGGCGCGAACCGGCAGTCGTGGAGACGACCGGTGGGGGCAGCGCCGAGGGCGCGGGAGGCGTCCGGTGA
- a CDS encoding acyclic terpene utilization AtuA family protein has product MTGSGTRTPLRIGNASGFYGDRFAALREMLTGGPLDVLTGDYLAELTMLILGRDRLKDPSRGYAKTFLRQLEEGLGLAAERGVKIVTNAGGLNPAGLADAIRALSERVGVPVRVAHVEGDDLLHRAGRHDGEGEGWGEGVLTANAYLGGAGIAACLRAGADVVVTGRVTDAALVTGPAAAHFGWAPDDWDALAGAVVAGHVLECGTQATGGNYAFFTRHDLPSLRHPGFPVAELHADGSSVITKHPGTGGVVTAGTVTAQLLYETAAARYAGPDVTARLDSVRLAPDGPDRVRISGVRGEAPPPALKAGLTRIGGWRNEVVFVLTGLDIEAKARLVRDQMEAALASRRPAEVRWTLARTDRADAPVEEEASALLRLVVRDPDPEAVGRRVSGAAVELGLASYPGFHLTAPPGPGAPYGVFEAVFVDAAGVPHTAVLPDGERVAVEPPPTTRPLEEVPEPPLPERLPPGLPTRRAPLGRLAGARSGDKGGSANVGLWAETDHAWRWLAHELTADRLRELLPEVRALPVTRHVLPGLRALNFTVDGLLGEGVASQARFDPQAKALGEWLRARHLDIPEVLL; this is encoded by the coding sequence GTGACCGGGTCCGGGACCAGGACTCCCCTCCGTATCGGCAACGCCTCGGGCTTCTACGGCGACCGGTTCGCCGCCCTCCGCGAGATGCTGACCGGCGGCCCGCTGGACGTCCTCACCGGTGACTACCTGGCCGAGCTGACCATGCTCATCCTGGGCCGCGACCGCCTCAAGGACCCCTCCCGCGGCTACGCCAAGACCTTCCTGCGCCAGCTGGAGGAGGGCCTCGGTCTCGCCGCCGAACGGGGCGTGAAGATCGTCACCAACGCCGGGGGCCTGAACCCCGCCGGGCTCGCCGACGCGATCCGGGCCCTCTCCGAGCGCGTCGGCGTCCCCGTGCGGGTCGCGCACGTCGAGGGCGACGACCTTCTGCACCGTGCCGGTCGGCACGATGGGGAAGGCGAGGGCTGGGGCGAGGGCGTTCTCACCGCCAACGCCTACCTCGGCGGTGCCGGTATCGCCGCCTGCCTGCGCGCGGGGGCCGACGTGGTGGTCACCGGCCGGGTCACGGACGCCGCGCTCGTCACCGGCCCGGCCGCCGCGCACTTCGGCTGGGCGCCCGACGACTGGGACGCCCTCGCCGGAGCGGTCGTCGCCGGGCACGTCCTCGAGTGCGGCACCCAGGCGACCGGCGGCAACTACGCCTTCTTCACCCGGCACGACCTCCCGTCCCTGCGCCATCCCGGCTTCCCGGTCGCCGAGCTGCACGCGGACGGCAGCTCCGTCATCACCAAGCACCCGGGCACCGGCGGCGTGGTCACCGCCGGAACGGTCACCGCGCAGCTCCTCTACGAGACGGCTGCCGCACGCTACGCCGGACCGGACGTCACCGCCCGCCTGGACTCCGTACGCCTCGCGCCGGACGGCCCGGACCGGGTACGGATCAGCGGTGTCCGGGGCGAGGCGCCGCCGCCGGCGCTCAAGGCCGGACTGACCCGGATCGGCGGCTGGCGCAACGAGGTCGTCTTCGTGCTGACCGGACTGGACATCGAGGCCAAGGCCCGGCTGGTGCGCGACCAGATGGAGGCCGCGCTGGCGTCCCGCCGTCCCGCCGAGGTGCGCTGGACCCTGGCCCGCACGGACCGCGCCGACGCGCCCGTGGAGGAGGAGGCGAGCGCGCTGCTGCGGCTGGTGGTCCGCGATCCGGACCCGGAGGCGGTCGGCCGCCGGGTCAGCGGGGCGGCCGTGGAGCTCGGGCTGGCCAGTTACCCCGGATTCCACCTCACGGCCCCGCCCGGCCCGGGAGCCCCGTACGGGGTGTTCGAGGCGGTGTTCGTGGACGCGGCCGGGGTACCGCACACGGCCGTACTGCCGGACGGGGAGCGTGTCGCCGTGGAGCCGCCGCCGACGACGCGGCCGCTGGAGGAGGTTCCCGAGCCGCCCCTCCCGGAGCGGCTTCCTCCCGGTCTGCCGACCCGCCGCGCACCGCTCGGGCGGCTCGCCGGGGCGCGCAGCGGGGACAAGGGCGGCAGCGCGAACGTCGGGCTGTGGGCGGAGACGGACCACGCCTGGCGCTGGCTGGCCCATGAGCTGACGGCGGACCGGCTGCGGGAACTCCTGCCCGAAGTACGGGCGTTGCCCGTCACCCGCCATGTGCTGCCGGGGCTGCGTGCCCTGAACTTCACCGTGGACGGCCTGCTGGGCGAGGGCGTCGCCTCCCAGGCCCGCTTCGACCCGCAGGCGAAGGCCCTGGGGGAGTGGCTGCGCGCCCGTCACCTGGACATACCGGAGGTACTGCTGTGA
- a CDS encoding acyl-CoA carboxylase subunit beta, giving the protein MTVLPSALDTAGADYAANRTAMLAKLAELDAEHTKTLAGGGEKYVARHRKRGKLLARERIELLLDPDTPFLELSPLAAWGSDYTVGASLVTGIGVIEGVECLITANDPTVRGGASNPWTLKKALRANEIAFANRLPVVSLVESGGADLPSQKEIFIPGGALFRDLTRLSAAGIPTVAVVFGNSTAGGAYIPGMSDHTIMVKERAKVFLGGPPLVKMATGEESDDESLGGAEMHARTSGLADHFAVDEPDALRQARRVVARLNHRKAHPDPGPAGPPKYDEDELLGIVPGDLRTPFDPREVIARIVDGSDFDEFKPLYGSSLATGWASLHGYPVGILANAQGVLFSEESQKAAQFIQLANQRDIPLVFLHNTTGYMVGKEYEQGGIIKHGAQMINAVSNSRVPHLSVLMGASYGAGHYGMCGRAYDPRFLFAWPSAKSAVMGPQQLAGVLSIVARASAAAKGQPYDDDADAALRAMVEQQIESESLPFFLSGRLYDDGVIDPRDTRTVLGLCLSAIHTAPVEGARGFGVFRM; this is encoded by the coding sequence ATGACCGTGCTCCCCTCCGCGCTCGACACCGCCGGCGCCGACTACGCGGCCAACCGCACCGCGATGCTCGCCAAGCTCGCCGAACTCGACGCCGAGCACACCAAGACCCTGGCGGGCGGCGGTGAGAAGTACGTGGCCCGGCACCGGAAGCGGGGCAAGCTGCTCGCCCGCGAGCGGATCGAACTGCTCCTCGACCCGGACACGCCCTTCCTGGAACTCTCCCCGCTCGCCGCCTGGGGCAGCGACTACACCGTGGGCGCCTCCCTCGTCACCGGCATCGGGGTGATCGAGGGCGTCGAATGCCTGATCACCGCCAACGACCCGACCGTGCGCGGCGGTGCCAGCAACCCCTGGACGCTGAAGAAGGCCCTGCGCGCCAACGAGATCGCCTTCGCCAACCGCCTCCCGGTGGTCAGCCTGGTCGAGTCGGGCGGCGCGGATCTGCCCAGCCAGAAGGAGATCTTCATCCCGGGCGGGGCGCTCTTCCGGGACCTCACCCGGCTGTCGGCGGCCGGGATCCCCACCGTCGCCGTGGTCTTCGGCAACTCCACGGCCGGCGGCGCGTACATCCCCGGGATGTCCGACCACACGATCATGGTGAAGGAGCGGGCGAAGGTCTTCCTCGGCGGGCCGCCGCTGGTCAAGATGGCCACGGGCGAGGAGAGCGACGACGAGTCGCTGGGCGGCGCCGAGATGCACGCCCGCACCTCCGGTCTCGCCGACCACTTCGCCGTCGACGAACCCGACGCGCTCCGGCAGGCGCGCCGCGTCGTCGCCCGCCTCAACCACCGCAAGGCGCACCCCGATCCGGGCCCCGCCGGGCCGCCGAAGTACGACGAGGACGAACTGCTCGGCATCGTCCCCGGTGATCTGAGGACTCCGTTCGACCCGCGCGAGGTCATCGCCCGGATCGTCGACGGCTCGGACTTCGACGAGTTCAAGCCGCTCTACGGCAGCAGCCTCGCCACCGGCTGGGCGTCCCTGCACGGCTATCCCGTCGGCATCCTCGCCAACGCCCAGGGGGTGCTGTTCAGCGAGGAGTCGCAGAAGGCGGCGCAGTTCATCCAGCTCGCCAACCAGCGCGACATCCCGCTGGTCTTCCTGCACAACACCACCGGCTACATGGTCGGCAAGGAGTACGAGCAGGGCGGCATCATCAAGCACGGCGCCCAGATGATCAACGCGGTGTCCAACTCCCGGGTTCCACATCTCTCCGTGCTCATGGGTGCCTCCTACGGCGCCGGGCACTACGGCATGTGCGGACGGGCGTACGACCCGCGCTTCCTCTTCGCCTGGCCCAGCGCGAAGTCGGCGGTGATGGGACCGCAGCAGCTCGCGGGCGTCCTGTCGATCGTCGCCCGGGCCTCGGCCGCCGCGAAGGGACAGCCGTACGACGACGACGCGGACGCCGCGCTGCGCGCCATGGTCGAGCAGCAGATCGAATCCGAGTCGCTCCCGTTCTTCCTCTCCGGACGCCTCTACGACGACGGCGTCATCGACCCGCGCGACACCCGCACCGTGCTCGGCCTGTGCCTGTCCGCGATCCACACCGCACCCGTGGAAGGCGCCCGCGGCTTCGGCGTCTTCCGGATGTGA
- a CDS encoding acetyl/propionyl/methylcrotonyl-CoA carboxylase subunit alpha: MPNTAGGALAATSPARPLRTVLVANRGEIACRIFRTCRELGLATVAVHSDADAEALHVRTADAAVRLPGDSPADTYLRGDLIVKAALTAGADAVHPGYGFLSENAGFARQVLDAGLVWIGPPPEAIDAMASKTRAKDLMAEAGVPLLRPVDPDRATGSDLPLLVKAAAGGGGRGMRLVRDLADLPAELAAASAEAASAFGDGEVFAEPYVENGRHVEVQILADTHGTVWALGTRDCSLQRRHQKVIEEAPAPGLPQALRDTLHTAAAEAARAIGYTGAGTVEFLVSAAHRAYFLEMNTRLQVEHPVTEEVYGLDLVAWQFRVAEGAELPAEPPAPTGHAVEARLYAEDPSRDWQPQSGPLYRLDVPGVRLDTGFTGGDTIGVHYDPMLAKAIVHAPTRAEAVRRLADALARARVHGPVTNRDLLVRSLRHPDFAAGRLDTGFYDRHLPELTGPASAGPAAGGPAGISALAAALAATAARTGATAGLPARLGGWRNLPSGHQTTVYRAEPDGTAYEIRHRLTRDGLDAPGHPDVRLITAGAERVTLETAGVRRTFEVAVYGTRVHVESPLGACAFTTVPRFPDPAARTEPGSLLAPMPGTVVRVADVAVGDRVEQGQPLLWLEAMKMEHRITAPTPGTLTALHAAPGRQVEVGALLAVVSDGP, translated from the coding sequence ATGCCGAACACAGCCGGCGGCGCGCTCGCCGCCACCAGCCCCGCCCGCCCCCTGCGCACCGTCCTGGTCGCCAACCGCGGCGAGATCGCCTGCCGTATCTTCCGCACCTGCCGCGAGCTGGGCCTCGCCACGGTCGCCGTGCACTCCGACGCCGACGCGGAGGCCCTGCACGTGCGGACCGCCGACGCCGCCGTGCGTCTCCCGGGCGACAGCCCCGCGGACACCTACCTCCGCGGCGACCTGATCGTGAAGGCGGCCCTCACCGCCGGCGCCGACGCGGTCCACCCGGGCTACGGATTCCTCTCCGAGAACGCCGGCTTCGCCCGGCAGGTCCTGGACGCCGGACTGGTGTGGATCGGCCCGCCCCCCGAGGCGATCGACGCGATGGCCTCCAAGACCCGCGCCAAGGACCTCATGGCCGAGGCGGGGGTGCCGCTGCTGCGCCCCGTGGACCCGGACCGGGCGACCGGCTCCGACCTCCCCCTCCTGGTCAAGGCGGCGGCCGGTGGCGGCGGACGCGGCATGCGGCTGGTCCGCGACCTGGCCGACCTCCCCGCCGAACTGGCCGCCGCCTCCGCGGAGGCCGCCTCGGCCTTCGGCGACGGCGAGGTGTTCGCGGAGCCGTACGTGGAGAACGGCCGCCACGTCGAGGTGCAGATCCTGGCCGACACCCACGGCACCGTCTGGGCGCTCGGCACCCGCGACTGCTCACTCCAGCGCCGCCATCAGAAGGTCATCGAGGAGGCCCCCGCCCCCGGTCTGCCGCAGGCGCTGCGCGACACCCTCCACACGGCCGCGGCCGAGGCGGCCCGCGCCATCGGCTACACCGGCGCGGGGACGGTCGAGTTCCTCGTCTCCGCCGCACACCGGGCGTACTTCCTGGAGATGAACACCCGTCTGCAGGTGGAGCACCCGGTGACGGAGGAGGTCTACGGTCTCGACCTCGTCGCCTGGCAGTTCCGTGTCGCCGAGGGTGCCGAGCTGCCCGCCGAGCCGCCCGCGCCCACCGGGCACGCCGTCGAGGCCCGGCTGTACGCGGAGGACCCGTCACGGGACTGGCAGCCCCAGTCCGGGCCGCTGTACCGCCTCGACGTCCCCGGCGTGCGGCTGGACACCGGGTTCACCGGGGGCGACACGATCGGCGTCCACTACGACCCGATGCTGGCGAAGGCGATCGTCCACGCGCCGACGCGGGCCGAGGCGGTCCGCAGGCTGGCCGACGCGCTGGCCCGGGCCCGCGTCCACGGCCCGGTCACCAACCGGGACCTGCTGGTCCGCTCCCTCCGCCACCCGGACTTCGCGGCGGGCCGGCTCGACACCGGCTTCTACGACCGCCATCTGCCGGAACTCACCGGACCGGCGTCCGCCGGGCCCGCGGCGGGCGGCCCGGCGGGCATTTCCGCCCTGGCGGCCGCGCTGGCCGCCACAGCCGCCCGCACCGGTGCCACGGCGGGCCTCCCCGCCCGCCTGGGCGGCTGGCGGAATCTGCCCTCCGGCCACCAGACCACCGTCTACCGCGCCGAGCCCGACGGCACCGCGTACGAGATCCGCCACCGCCTCACCCGGGACGGCCTGGACGCCCCCGGCCATCCGGACGTACGGCTGATCACGGCGGGCGCGGAGCGGGTCACCCTGGAGACCGCCGGGGTCCGCCGCACCTTCGAGGTGGCCGTGTACGGCACCCGGGTCCACGTCGAATCCCCCCTGGGCGCTTGTGCGTTCACCACCGTCCCCCGCTTCCCCGACCCGGCCGCCCGCACCGAGCCGGGCTCGCTGCTGGCTCCCATGCCGGGCACGGTGGTGCGGGTGGCGGACGTCGCCGTCGGCGACCGTGTGGAGCAGGGGCAGCCGCTCCTGTGGCTGGAGGCCATGAAGATGGAGCACCGCATCACGGCCCCCACCCCGGGCACGCTGACGGCCCTGCACGCCGCCCCGGGCCGGCAGGTGGAGGTGGGCGCCCTGCTGGCCGTCGTGTCGGACGGCCCCTGA
- a CDS encoding acyl-CoA dehydrogenase family protein, with product MPVSPSPSSSAVTASTALETDEHRALRQAVAALGARYARDFFTGDGPGAHSGPGAGPGGKGEPTTKTRHIQDLWQEAAKLGYLGINLPEEYGGGGAGISELAIVLEELGAAGCPLLMLVVSPSICGTVIARFGTEEQKRQWLPGLADGSRVMSFGITEPDAGSNSHRITTTGRRAADGSGDWLLTGRKVFISGVDISDATLIVGRAEDSRTGKLKPCLFIVPRDTPGFEYRQIDMELHAAEKQFELSFDDIRLPAGALVGDEDAGLLQLFAGLNPERIMSAAFALGMGRFALAKAVDYARTRQVWKAPIGAHQAIAHPLAQAHIELELARLMTQKAARLYDAGDDIGAGEAANMAKYAAAEANVRAVDQAVHTLGGNGLTKEYGLAQLVTASRVARIAPVSREMILNYVSHQSLGLPKSY from the coding sequence ATGCCCGTGTCCCCGTCCCCGTCCTCCAGCGCAGTCACCGCGTCCACAGCCCTCGAAACCGACGAACACCGCGCCCTCCGTCAAGCCGTCGCCGCCCTCGGGGCCCGCTACGCCCGCGACTTCTTCACCGGGGACGGCCCCGGCGCCCACTCCGGCCCCGGCGCAGGCCCGGGCGGGAAAGGAGAGCCCACCACCAAGACCCGCCACATCCAGGACCTGTGGCAGGAGGCCGCCAAGCTCGGCTACCTCGGCATCAACCTCCCCGAGGAGTACGGCGGCGGGGGCGCGGGCATCTCCGAACTCGCCATCGTGCTGGAGGAACTGGGGGCGGCCGGCTGCCCGCTCCTCATGCTCGTCGTCTCGCCGTCCATCTGCGGCACGGTCATCGCCCGCTTCGGCACCGAGGAGCAGAAGCGGCAGTGGCTGCCGGGCCTCGCCGACGGCAGCCGCGTGATGTCCTTCGGCATCACCGAGCCCGACGCCGGTTCGAACTCGCACCGGATCACCACCACCGGCCGCCGCGCCGCCGACGGCAGCGGCGACTGGCTGCTCACCGGCCGGAAGGTCTTCATCTCCGGTGTGGACATCTCGGACGCCACGCTGATCGTCGGCCGGGCCGAGGACTCCCGCACCGGCAAGCTCAAGCCCTGCCTGTTCATCGTCCCCCGGGACACCCCCGGGTTCGAGTACCGGCAGATCGACATGGAACTGCACGCCGCCGAGAAGCAGTTCGAGCTGAGCTTCGACGACATCAGGCTGCCCGCCGGGGCGCTCGTCGGCGACGAGGACGCCGGACTGCTCCAGCTCTTCGCGGGGCTCAACCCGGAGCGCATCATGTCGGCCGCGTTCGCCCTCGGGATGGGCCGCTTCGCGCTGGCGAAGGCGGTCGACTACGCCCGTACCCGGCAGGTGTGGAAGGCACCGATCGGCGCGCACCAGGCGATCGCGCACCCGCTCGCGCAGGCGCACATCGAACTCGAACTGGCGCGCCTCATGACGCAGAAGGCGGCCCGCCTGTACGACGCCGGGGACGACATCGGCGCGGGTGAGGCGGCCAACATGGCCAAGTACGCGGCCGCCGAGGCGAACGTCCGGGCGGTGGACCAGGCGGTGCACACGCTCGGCGGCAACGGCCTCACCAAGGAATACGGCCTGGCGCAGCTCGTCACCGCCTCCCGGGTCGCCCGGATCGCCCCGGTGAGCCGGGAAATGATCCTCAACTATGTGTCCCACCAGTCCCTGGGGCTCCCCAAGTCGTACTGA
- a CDS encoding 4-coumarate--CoA ligase family protein, protein MIHRSAYPDVRPVDQPIHEAVLGRAAEFGDTPALIDGVDGTTVSYAQLDVFTRRIAAALAEAGVRKGDVLALHSPNTIAYPAVFYAATMAGASVTTVHPLATAEELAKQLRDSGARWIVTVSLLLETAKAAAAAAEAAGGGPVAEIFVCDRAEGHRSVLHDMLASTAPEPVVEIDPAEDVAVLPYSSGTTGAPKGVMLTHRSIATNLAQLDPLLPNETDERILAVLPFFHIYGLTALMNAPLRRGATVVVLPRFDLEQYLAAIERHRVTALYVAPPIVLALAKHPAVTEHDLSSVRYVLSAAAPLDAELAAACSRRLGVPPVLQAYGMTELSPGTHAVPLDAENPPPGTVGTLVPGTEMRIVSLDDPAQDVDPGEPGEVLIRGPQVMKGYLGRPDATAAMIDEDGWLHTGDVGRVDAGGWLFVVDRVKELIKYKGYQVAPAELEACLLTHPEIADAAVIGVTDEDSNEIPKAYVVRRPGAGTTAGQVMTYVAERVAPYKKIRRVEFLDAVPRAVSGKILRRELRTRERTSTTP, encoded by the coding sequence ATGATCCACCGGAGCGCCTACCCGGACGTCCGGCCCGTCGACCAGCCCATCCACGAAGCCGTCCTCGGCCGGGCCGCCGAGTTCGGGGACACCCCCGCGCTGATCGACGGCGTGGACGGCACCACGGTCAGCTACGCCCAGCTCGACGTCTTCACCCGCCGGATCGCCGCGGCGCTCGCCGAGGCGGGGGTCCGCAAGGGCGACGTCCTGGCCCTGCACAGCCCGAACACCATCGCCTACCCGGCCGTCTTCTACGCCGCGACCATGGCCGGCGCCTCCGTCACCACCGTCCACCCGCTCGCCACCGCCGAGGAGCTCGCCAAACAACTGCGCGACTCCGGGGCGCGCTGGATCGTCACGGTGTCCCTCCTCCTGGAGACGGCCAAGGCGGCGGCCGCCGCGGCGGAGGCGGCCGGGGGCGGGCCGGTCGCGGAGATCTTCGTCTGCGACCGGGCGGAGGGCCACCGCTCCGTCCTGCACGACATGCTCGCCTCGACGGCCCCGGAGCCGGTGGTGGAGATCGACCCCGCCGAGGACGTGGCGGTGCTGCCGTACTCCTCGGGCACCACCGGCGCCCCCAAGGGCGTGATGCTCACCCACCGCAGCATCGCCACCAACCTCGCCCAGCTCGATCCGCTGCTCCCGAACGAGACGGACGAGCGCATCCTCGCCGTCCTCCCCTTCTTCCACATCTACGGCCTGACCGCCCTCATGAACGCCCCGCTCCGCCGGGGCGCCACCGTCGTCGTGCTGCCCCGCTTCGACCTGGAGCAGTACCTGGCGGCCATCGAGCGCCACCGGGTCACGGCCCTCTACGTCGCCCCGCCGATCGTGCTGGCCCTCGCCAAGCACCCGGCGGTCACGGAGCACGACCTGTCCTCCGTGCGGTACGTCCTGAGCGCCGCGGCGCCCCTGGACGCCGAACTGGCCGCGGCCTGCTCCCGCCGCCTCGGCGTACCGCCCGTGCTGCAGGCGTACGGGATGACGGAGCTGTCGCCCGGCACGCACGCCGTGCCGCTCGACGCGGAGAACCCGCCGCCGGGCACCGTCGGCACCCTGGTGCCCGGCACCGAGATGCGGATCGTCTCCCTCGACGACCCCGCACAGGACGTGGACCCGGGTGAGCCGGGCGAGGTCCTGATCCGCGGCCCGCAGGTGATGAAGGGCTACCTCGGCCGCCCCGACGCGACCGCCGCGATGATCGACGAGGACGGCTGGCTGCACACCGGGGACGTCGGCCGGGTGGACGCCGGCGGCTGGCTCTTCGTCGTCGACCGGGTCAAGGAACTCATCAAGTACAAGGGCTACCAGGTGGCGCCCGCCGAGCTGGAGGCCTGCCTGCTGACCCATCCGGAGATCGCCGACGCGGCGGTCATCGGCGTCACGGACGAGGACAGCAACGAGATCCCCAAGGCGTACGTCGTGCGCAGGCCGGGGGCCGGGACCACGGCCGGGCAGGTCATGACGTACGTTGCGGAACGGGTCGCCCCCTACAAGAAGATCCGCCGGGTCGAGTTCCTGGACGCGGTGCCCCGCGCCGTCAGCGGCAAGATCCTCCGGCGCGAACTCCGGACCCGGGAAAGGACGTCCACCACGCCATGA